Proteins found in one Sphaeramia orbicularis chromosome 8, fSphaOr1.1, whole genome shotgun sequence genomic segment:
- the LOC115424930 gene encoding retinal cone rhodopsin-sensitive cGMP 3',5'-cyclic phosphodiesterase subunit gamma-like, which produces MNIDVPKPEAKTGGNKFPTRPTCPGSPNKGPPKFKQRNSRQFKSKPPKRGVIGFGEEIPGMEGLGTDFNVICPWEAYSHLELHELAQYGII; this is translated from the exons ATGAATATTGATGTGCCCAAACCTGAGGCTAAAACAGGAGGAAACAAATTTCCTACCAGGCCCACCTGTCCTGGATCACCAAACAAAGGTCCACCTAAGTTCAAGCAGAGGAACTCTCGCCAGTTCAAGAGCAAGCCGCCCAAGAGGGGTGTCATTGG CTTTGGTGAGGAAATCCCTGGAATGGAAGGTCTTGGCACGG ACTTCAACGTGATCTGCCCCTGGGAGGCTTACAGCCATCTAGAGCTGCACGAGTTGGCTCAGTATGGCATCATCTGA